A genomic region of Candidatus Omnitrophota bacterium contains the following coding sequences:
- a CDS encoding type II toxin-antitoxin system HicB family antitoxin: MKIKVIVHEAEEGGYWAEVPAIPGCATQGETFEELLANLYEAVEGCLSVDLKTPSADNHSRVVEIAI, translated from the coding sequence ATGAAAATCAAAGTCATCGTGCATGAAGCGGAGGAAGGCGGTTATTGGGCGGAAGTACCCGCTATCCCAGGCTGCGCTACGCAAGGCGAAACCTTCGAAGAACTTCTTGCTAACCTTTATGAAGCCGTCGAAGGATGCCTCTCGGTAGATTTGAAAACGCCTTCCGCCGATAACCATTCGCGCGTTGTAGAAATTGCTATATGA
- a CDS encoding AsmA family protein gives MIDITKIFNRKALIAIGILCLLFLIAAAAVVLNLGRLVDSNKEVLLAQAEKALGRKPSVEKIDVTLWSGIGVRLTNFSLADDPKFSVKDFIKTPSVLIDLQLWPLLFKREIAVGRFILQDPVIEIVRDQKGQWNAASLGKPEEASKTGGVPSPASVDSAPKSTERLMLSNFQVRNGELRFVDKQGGKELRVSQCDLSVTNFFSTLQPYNFHLSAAILSDKRNLDVQGEGNKDKSAESAFSVYPVEGRLKIDSLPMDKIVNALPFLMDYLPDGLELSGSMQANAKFQMYEKNISLPEIDFQSGLFGSAKPNFLFKGKIEKLTSVKDININGDAQFDSIDAGKLLKMPLLSKSLPAEWKAEGSLSGLAHFEGNSGNLKFHGEIDGTECEMAYADYYRKPKGTAFRWIADARLAETPVAIDKTNLRIDKTEITGSGKIPRDKNGALEFSLSMPSAKLDNIKRISPLLAKYDPVGSLAAQLEIKRKGDALSLQGTLGLKQVQAKVPSLTKPISNLNAQVLLNGDKAEVKECSFNIGRSAVNLSAQAEKINPPALTFRVSAPEFYLDDLRQNAEASAKPDMLNDAVCDGRFWSDKGGYAAKGNLVSPKGRFSGMDYSNLKGDFNLAKRVLTIGNLAAETLSGALKGKAEYDFNASPPRFAIGAQAEKLNIAEYFTGAGSSLPKSMEGRLNFNLGLEGNGAEWKAIQSTLKGNGEIEILDGVILDANIADGVLKGMTGMPGLTNFIAPDLQAKFPSVFASRNTLFNALQAIFTVSDGKIQFSDLVISATDWTVNGGGWMNFDRLVDSTGVLNLSKGFSDNLIQKASLFRYLADEKNRIAIPFALSGAFPNIKPAPDASLAQILQNALLGKGLEQLQKKGLPNLAPLFNLKQKASPAAATGELEAATPAKTAPFNPFDLLQGVLNKPKK, from the coding sequence ATGATAGACATCACCAAAATCTTCAACCGAAAAGCGCTGATCGCTATTGGAATTCTTTGCCTGCTTTTTCTTATAGCTGCAGCGGCCGTTGTTCTCAATCTTGGCAGATTGGTCGATTCCAACAAGGAGGTTCTTTTAGCGCAGGCGGAAAAGGCGCTGGGGCGCAAACCTTCCGTCGAAAAAATCGACGTAACGTTGTGGAGCGGCATCGGCGTCCGGCTAACGAACTTCTCTTTGGCGGACGATCCCAAATTTTCCGTCAAGGATTTCATCAAAACTCCTAGCGTGCTCATCGATCTCCAACTATGGCCGTTATTGTTCAAACGAGAAATCGCCGTCGGCCGGTTCATTCTGCAAGACCCCGTTATCGAAATCGTTCGAGATCAAAAAGGACAATGGAACGCCGCTAGTTTGGGAAAGCCTGAAGAAGCGTCGAAGACCGGAGGCGTTCCCTCACCCGCTTCCGTCGACTCCGCGCCGAAGAGTACAGAACGGCTGATGTTGTCGAATTTTCAGGTTCGCAACGGCGAGTTGCGCTTCGTCGATAAACAAGGAGGAAAGGAACTTCGCGTCAGCCAATGCGATCTATCCGTAACCAATTTCTTTTCTACTCTTCAGCCTTACAATTTTCATCTTTCCGCCGCCATTCTATCCGATAAACGAAACCTGGACGTCCAAGGAGAAGGAAACAAAGATAAAAGCGCCGAATCCGCATTTAGCGTTTATCCCGTCGAAGGAAGATTGAAAATCGATTCCCTACCGATGGACAAAATCGTTAACGCCTTGCCTTTTTTGATGGATTATCTGCCCGATGGGCTGGAACTTTCCGGCTCTATGCAAGCCAACGCCAAATTTCAAATGTACGAAAAGAACATATCCTTGCCGGAGATCGATTTCCAATCGGGTTTGTTCGGCTCCGCCAAACCCAATTTTTTATTTAAAGGGAAAATCGAAAAGTTGACTTCAGTGAAAGATATTAACATAAATGGCGACGCGCAATTCGATTCCATCGACGCGGGAAAATTGCTGAAAATGCCGTTGCTTTCGAAATCGTTGCCTGCGGAATGGAAGGCCGAGGGATCCTTGAGCGGTTTGGCGCATTTTGAAGGCAATTCCGGCAATCTCAAGTTTCATGGCGAGATCGATGGAACCGAATGCGAAATGGCATACGCCGATTATTATCGTAAACCCAAAGGAACCGCCTTTCGCTGGATCGCCGACGCCCGGCTCGCCGAAACGCCAGTCGCCATAGATAAAACCAACCTCCGGATCGATAAAACCGAAATAACCGGTTCCGGTAAAATTCCGCGTGATAAAAACGGCGCGCTGGAATTCTCCCTCTCAATGCCATCCGCCAAACTGGACAATATAAAAAGAATCAGTCCCTTATTAGCCAAATACGATCCGGTGGGCAGCCTGGCTGCGCAATTGGAGATCAAGCGGAAAGGGGATGCGCTTTCGCTGCAAGGAACGCTGGGGCTGAAGCAGGTTCAAGCCAAAGTTCCTTCTCTGACCAAGCCCATCTCCAACCTGAACGCCCAAGTTCTGCTCAACGGAGATAAGGCGGAAGTCAAAGAATGCTCCTTCAACATCGGACGATCGGCGGTAAACCTCTCCGCTCAGGCGGAAAAAATCAATCCGCCCGCCTTGACCTTCCGCGTCTCTGCGCCGGAATTCTATCTGGACGATCTGCGGCAAAACGCGGAAGCGTCCGCCAAACCGGACATGCTCAACGATGCAGTTTGCGATGGGCGCTTCTGGTCGGATAAGGGCGGATACGCCGCGAAAGGAAACCTCGTCTCGCCCAAAGGCAGATTCTCCGGCATGGATTACTCTAATTTGAAAGGAGATTTCAATTTAGCGAAGCGCGTATTGACGATAGGCAATCTCGCCGCCGAGACGCTAAGCGGCGCCTTGAAGGGAAAAGCGGAATACGATTTCAATGCTTCGCCGCCCCGCTTTGCAATCGGCGCGCAAGCGGAAAAACTGAATATCGCAGAATATTTCACCGGCGCCGGTTCCTCCCTGCCCAAGAGCATGGAAGGCCGCTTGAATTTCAATCTGGGCTTGGAAGGAAACGGAGCGGAATGGAAGGCGATTCAATCCACCCTGAAAGGAAACGGCGAAATCGAAATTCTCGACGGCGTTATTCTCGATGCGAACATCGCCGACGGCGTACTGAAAGGCATGACGGGAATGCCCGGATTAACCAACTTCATCGCGCCCGATTTGCAAGCGAAATTCCCCAGCGTATTCGCTTCGCGCAATACGCTTTTCAACGCGCTCCAAGCGATTTTCACTGTCAGCGATGGGAAAATCCAATTCAGCGATCTCGTCATTTCCGCCACGGACTGGACGGTGAATGGAGGGGGATGGATGAATTTCGACCGGCTAGTCGATTCGACCGGCGTGTTGAATTTATCCAAAGGTTTTTCGGATAACCTTATCCAAAAAGCGAGCTTATTCCGCTATCTCGCCGACGAGAAGAACCGCATCGCTATCCCCTTTGCGTTGAGCGGCGCCTTTCCCAACATCAAACCGGCGCCCGACGCCAGCCTGGCGCAGATCCTGCAAAACGCTCTGCTGGGCAAAGGGCTGGAGCAATTGCAGAAAAAAGGCCTCCCCAATTTGGCGCCCCTGTTCAATCTTAAACAAAAAGCCTCCCCCGCCGCCGCCACGGGCGAACTCGAAGCCGCCACGCCCGCCAAAACCGCGCCGTTTAATCCTTTCGATTTATTGCAGGGGGTATTGAATAAGCCGAAAAAGTGA
- a CDS encoding IMP cyclohydrolase, whose amino-acid sequence MNVKQYHTIIDDHFPKYYFVGFADDPEHPNALRAFEAQVCLYEKVTWSLPSEGGVEERGLRYGENPGQEAALYRPINGNIILAGIEFIHKGRELVGSMNEESLIQFGKHPSKTNLTDIDSGLNILKYFHEEPCVVIIKHNNPCGVALGGSLAEAYAKAWEADPIAPFGGVVVLNRAVDAETAEAIASQYYEVVCAPEYEKGAVDILKQRKNLRIVRLKNIDRLKDSLGERYLDMKTLSDGSLIQQWSYVPTVGPNNVPIRSFEDFSANVETPHNLPVREMQDGKMVRSDKTVSVERSPSAAEMKDLWFAWMVETGVISNSVLTAKNLATVSIGAGGQDRVMMAKQCVNKAYDSRRALIAIQNHGMNFDALVLEVKTGVMNGAVLDEIENEVEETKGGLLGAVAASDAFFPFRDGVDALLDQGVSAIVQPGGSLRDADAVQACNEKGAAMVFTGMRCFKH is encoded by the coding sequence GTGAACGTTAAGCAATACCACACGATCATTGACGATCATTTTCCCAAATACTACTTCGTGGGATTCGCTGACGATCCCGAACATCCTAATGCGTTGCGGGCTTTCGAAGCTCAGGTCTGCCTTTACGAAAAAGTTACCTGGTCTTTGCCTAGCGAAGGGGGCGTGGAAGAGCGCGGGCTGCGCTACGGCGAGAATCCCGGCCAGGAAGCGGCGCTCTATCGCCCCATCAACGGCAACATCATCCTTGCGGGCATCGAATTTATCCACAAAGGCCGCGAATTGGTCGGCTCGATGAACGAAGAGTCGCTTATCCAGTTCGGCAAGCATCCCAGCAAAACCAACCTGACCGACATCGACAGCGGCCTCAACATCCTCAAATATTTCCACGAGGAGCCTTGCGTCGTCATCATCAAACATAACAATCCCTGCGGCGTCGCCTTGGGCGGCTCGCTGGCGGAAGCCTACGCGAAAGCCTGGGAAGCCGATCCCATCGCGCCCTTCGGCGGCGTTGTCGTCCTCAACCGGGCCGTCGACGCCGAAACGGCGGAAGCGATCGCTTCGCAATACTACGAAGTCGTCTGCGCTCCCGAATACGAAAAAGGCGCCGTGGACATCCTGAAGCAGCGCAAAAACCTGCGCATCGTGCGTCTCAAGAATATCGACCGCCTTAAGGATTCTCTTGGCGAACGTTATTTGGATATGAAAACCCTTTCCGACGGCTCCCTGATCCAACAATGGTCCTACGTTCCTACCGTCGGCCCTAACAACGTCCCCATTCGTTCCTTCGAGGATTTTTCCGCCAACGTCGAAACGCCGCACAACCTCCCCGTCCGGGAAATGCAGGACGGCAAGATGGTTCGCAGCGATAAAACCGTCTCCGTCGAGCGTTCTCCGTCTGCGGCGGAGATGAAAGACCTCTGGTTCGCCTGGATGGTGGAAACGGGCGTAATTTCCAACTCCGTGCTTACGGCCAAAAATCTGGCCACCGTCTCCATCGGCGCGGGCGGCCAGGATCGCGTCATGATGGCCAAGCAATGCGTCAACAAAGCCTACGACTCCCGCCGGGCGCTTATCGCCATTCAAAATCACGGCATGAATTTCGACGCCCTGGTCTTGGAGGTGAAAACCGGCGTGATGAACGGCGCCGTCCTCGACGAGATCGAAAACGAGGTGGAAGAAACCAAAGGCGGCCTCTTAGGCGCCGTAGCCGCATCCGACGCCTTCTTCCCCTTCCGCGACGGAGTGGACGCCCTGCTAGACCAAGGAGTATCCGCCATCGTTCAGCCCGGCGGCTCGCTGCGCGACGCCGACGCCGTTCAAGCTTGCAACGAGAAGGGCGCGGCAATGGTCTTCACGGGAATGCGTTGCTTCAAGCATTAA
- a CDS encoding type II toxin-antitoxin system HicA family toxin, protein MKCISGKELAQALERHGWRLLRIHGSHYIYGREGSDIRLSVPIHANRPLKRGLLLHLLKQAGITEDNL, encoded by the coding sequence ATGAAGTGCATTTCCGGCAAAGAACTGGCGCAGGCGCTTGAACGTCATGGTTGGCGGCTCTTGCGCATACATGGAAGCCATTATATCTATGGCAGAGAGGGAAGCGATATTCGTCTTTCCGTTCCCATTCATGCCAATCGGCCTTTAAAGCGAGGCTTGTTGCTGCATTTGCTTAAACAAGCGGGAATAACGGAAGATAATTTATAA